Proteins encoded in a region of the Tripterygium wilfordii isolate XIE 37 chromosome 21, ASM1340144v1, whole genome shotgun sequence genome:
- the LOC119990228 gene encoding uncharacterized protein LOC119990228 codes for MNVEMEEVVKPAWLEGLMGETFFGVCEIHENQRKNEKNIFCLHCCLSICHHCLDLPSHRSHPLLQVRRYVYQDVVRLDDLEKLIDCCYIQPYIINSAKVIFLNQRPQSRSCKGSANICFNCDRILQEPFHFCSLSCKVDHLVYQGEDLSSIIYKFNESDFAFSQFEGLRMDGSEITEDYGGQITPSSILEDPLQYRGSSSCSNNTMDNSAISRDAIPKKKKKNGSGFLPGIVLSLGSRRKGAPHRAPLS; via the exons ATGAACGTGGAGATGGAAGAAGTGGTGAAGCCTGCATGGTTAGAGGGTTTAATGGGAGAGACGTTCTTTGGTGTTTGTGAGATCCACGAaaatcaaaggaagaatgaGAAGAACATCTTTTGCTTGCACTGCTGCCTTAGTATTTGCCATCACTGTCTTGATCTTCCTTCTCATCGCTCTCACCCACTTCTTCAG GTGAGACGATATGTTTATCAGGATGTAGTTCGATTGGATGATCTCGAGAAGCTCATCGATTGTTGCTACATTCAG CCTTATATTATAAATAGTGCAAAGGTGATATTCTTGAACCAGAGGCCACAGAGCAGGAGTTGTAAGGGATCTGCCAATATTTGCTTCAATTGTGACAGAATTCTCCAGGAGCCATTCCACTTCTGTTCTCTCTCTTGCAAG GTTGATCACTTGGTGTACCAAGGGGAGGATCTGTCGAGCATAATATACAAATTTAATGAATCAGATTTTGCATTTTCTCAATTTGAGGGATTGAGGATGGATGGCTCCGAGATCACAGAAGATTATGGTGGTCAAATTACCCCCAGCTCCATCCTGGAAGACCCATTGCAGTACAGAGGCTCCTCATCATGCTCCAACAACACCATGGACAATTCAGCAATTTCACGCGACGCCATcccgaagaagaagaagaagaatggcaGTGGATTCCTCCCTGGGATTGTGCTCTCACTTGGTAGCAGAAGAAAGGGTGCTCCTCATAGGGCTCCTCTTTCTTGA